Proteins co-encoded in one Papaver somniferum cultivar HN1 chromosome 5, ASM357369v1, whole genome shotgun sequence genomic window:
- the LOC113282670 gene encoding trafficking protein particle complex subunit 5-like isoform X2, with the protein MIGVGKMKQYTNVLDKPLSKGKQEVSLSAFAFLFSELVQYNQTQVDNIAELERRLEDAGYAVGARVLELLCHRDKVADSLEKGTEHEDEYMISEKELLVNRFISVPKDMGTFNCGAFVAGIVRGVLDSAGFPAVVTAHFVPMEGQQRPRTTILIKFTEEVLRREARLG; encoded by the exons atgatcggAGTAGGGAAGATGAAGCAGTATACAAACGTTCTCGACAAACCACTCAGCAAAGGCAAACAAGAG GTTAGTTTGAGTGCATTTGCATTCTTGTTTTCGGAGCTAGTACAGTATAATCAGACTCAAGTCGATAACATTGCCGAGTTAGAACGAAG GCTAGAGGATGCGGGGTATGCTGTTGGAGCAAGAGTTCTTGAACTTCTTTGCCACAGAGATAAG GTAGCTGACTCACTTGAGAAAGGGACTGAACACGAAGACGAGTACATGATCAGTGAGAAAGAGCTTCTTGTGAATCG GTTTATATCTGTTCCCAAAGATATGGGAACATTTAATTGTGGTGCATTTGTCGCGGGCATTGTAAGG GGTGTTCTGGACAGTGCAGGCTTTCCAGCTGTGGTAACTGCTCATTTTGTACCAATGGAAGGCCAACAACGACCGAGGACCACTATTTTGATAAAGTTCACCGAGGAG GTTCTCAGAAGAGAAGCTAGGTTGGGCTGA
- the LOC113282670 gene encoding trafficking protein particle complex subunit 5-like isoform X1, translated as MIGVGKMKQYTNVLDKPLSKGKQEVSLSAFAFLFSELVQYNQTQVDNIAELERRLEDAGYAVGARVLELLCHRDKGNRRETRLLGILSFVHSTVWKVLFGKVADSLEKGTEHEDEYMISEKELLVNRFISVPKDMGTFNCGAFVAGIVRGVLDSAGFPAVVTAHFVPMEGQQRPRTTILIKFTEEVLRREARLG; from the exons atgatcggAGTAGGGAAGATGAAGCAGTATACAAACGTTCTCGACAAACCACTCAGCAAAGGCAAACAAGAG GTTAGTTTGAGTGCATTTGCATTCTTGTTTTCGGAGCTAGTACAGTATAATCAGACTCAAGTCGATAACATTGCCGAGTTAGAACGAAG GCTAGAGGATGCGGGGTATGCTGTTGGAGCAAGAGTTCTTGAACTTCTTTGCCACAGAGATAAG GGAAACAGAAGGGAGACGAGATTATTGGGGATTCTGTCTTTCGTACATAGTACAGTATGGAAGGTCTTATTTGGGAAG GTAGCTGACTCACTTGAGAAAGGGACTGAACACGAAGACGAGTACATGATCAGTGAGAAAGAGCTTCTTGTGAATCG GTTTATATCTGTTCCCAAAGATATGGGAACATTTAATTGTGGTGCATTTGTCGCGGGCATTGTAAGG GGTGTTCTGGACAGTGCAGGCTTTCCAGCTGTGGTAACTGCTCATTTTGTACCAATGGAAGGCCAACAACGACCGAGGACCACTATTTTGATAAAGTTCACCGAGGAG GTTCTCAGAAGAGAAGCTAGGTTGGGCTGA